In Methanobacteriaceae archaeon, the following are encoded in one genomic region:
- a CDS encoding anaerobic ribonucleoside-triphosphate reductase activating protein, translating into MITGGIIFSSLEYPGKVSLVIFTAGCTLRCPYCHNPEIIHGGENLELSEIERKIDESQDFIDAVVITGGEPLMQMEEVRKILQYCVKKGLKTKLDTNGGYPERLSEVVDLVDYVALDVKAPFNKYKEIIGANIGEKVIKSMNISSNSKCFLECRTTYVPGLLRPSDIIEIAENIHCDIYTLQQFRNQIVLDERLKETPNPSPQELKRIARQIKPILGKIKIKTAEFGEEII; encoded by the coding sequence ATGATAACCGGTGGCATAATATTTTCCTCACTGGAATACCCTGGCAAAGTTTCCCTAGTCATATTTACCGCAGGATGCACCCTCAGATGTCCCTATTGCCATAACCCCGAGATAATCCATGGTGGAGAAAACCTGGAACTCTCTGAAATTGAGAGAAAAATTGATGAATCACAGGACTTTATTGATGCCGTGGTTATCACTGGTGGAGAACCCCTAATGCAAATGGAGGAAGTTAGAAAAATCCTCCAGTATTGTGTAAAAAAAGGCTTAAAAACCAAACTCGATACCAATGGGGGTTATCCTGAAAGACTTTCTGAAGTGGTTGACCTGGTGGATTATGTTGCCCTGGATGTGAAAGCCCCATTTAATAAGTATAAAGAAATTATAGGTGCAAATATTGGTGAAAAAGTAATTAAAAGTATGAATATTTCCTCTAATTCGAAATGTTTCTTGGAATGCAGAACTACTTATGTTCCCGGACTTCTTAGACCCTCAGACATAATAGAAATCGCAGAAAATATTCACTGTGATATTTACACTTTACAACAATTTAGAAATCAGATAGTGCTGGATGAGCGATTGAAAGAAACCCCTAATCCTTCACCACAAGAACTTAAAAGAATTGCACGTCAGATTAAACCCATTCTAGGAAAAATCAAGATTAAAACAGCTGAATTTGGTGAAGAAATAATATGA
- a CDS encoding histidinol-phosphate transaminase has protein sequence MVHIKKTVKKMDPYVPGKSNADLARIYGLDPADIIRMGSNENPLGPSPKAIQALEKSLHLINTYPESNIDDLKLKIASYAGVNPEEVVVGGDGADEILDVLAKTLIEPGDEYIVHHPSYMYYEYSFNVYGAVPVYARWDVEENRLNLDSVLESISPRTKVIFLCTPNNPTGGLIDEPDIRTILESSDALVVVDEAYWEFSGINNLGLLEEYENLFILRTFSKVMGLAGMRIGYGIGHPELIEYMHRVKPVFSLNKLSYIAASATLDDPDYIERSTQLSIESREFLYQEMSKIPSIRVFKSYANYLLVDLHGTGMNSKEISEELMKNGIIVRDCNSFHGLDEYWIRVSVATLKEDEKFIKVLKNILG, from the coding sequence ATGGTTCATATCAAAAAAACAGTTAAAAAAATGGATCCCTATGTTCCGGGCAAGTCTAATGCAGATTTAGCCCGTATTTATGGGTTGGATCCTGCGGATATCATTCGAATGGGATCCAATGAAAATCCCCTTGGACCCTCCCCCAAAGCCATCCAAGCACTTGAAAAAAGTCTTCACCTGATTAACACCTACCCAGAATCTAACATTGATGATCTGAAACTTAAGATCGCATCTTATGCTGGTGTGAATCCTGAAGAAGTGGTTGTGGGTGGAGATGGTGCCGATGAAATACTGGATGTTCTGGCCAAGACCTTAATTGAACCCGGAGATGAATACATCGTCCATCATCCCTCTTACATGTATTATGAATACAGCTTCAACGTATATGGGGCTGTTCCGGTTTATGCACGCTGGGATGTTGAAGAAAACCGTCTGAATTTAGATTCTGTGCTGGAATCCATTTCCCCCAGAACCAAGGTTATATTCCTGTGCACTCCCAACAATCCCACCGGGGGATTGATAGATGAGCCTGATATCCGCACCATCCTGGAAAGTAGTGATGCTCTGGTGGTTGTTGATGAGGCTTACTGGGAGTTTTCAGGGATCAACAATCTGGGACTGCTGGAAGAGTACGAGAATCTATTTATTCTCAGAACGTTCTCCAAGGTAATGGGACTGGCTGGTATGAGAATTGGTTATGGTATAGGTCACCCTGAACTAATCGAATACATGCATCGGGTTAAACCTGTTTTCAGCCTTAATAAACTATCCTATATCGCTGCATCTGCCACTTTAGATGATCCTGATTACATTGAAAGGTCCACTCAACTGTCCATTGAAAGCAGAGAATTTTTATACCAGGAAATGTCAAAAATTCCCAGTATACGAGTTTTCAAGTCATATGCCAATTATTTGCTGGTGGATTTGCACGGTACCGGCATGAACTCTAAAGAAATTTCAGAAGAACTTATGAAAAATGGTATAATAGTCCGGGATTGTAACTCTTTCCATGGGCTGGATGAATACTGGATAAGAGTGAGTGTAGCAACCCTTAAAGAGGATGAGAAGTTTATTAAAGTCCTGAAAAATATTTTGGGATAA
- a CDS encoding gamma carbonic anhydrase family protein, with translation MIHHTALIFKGAHTIGKVSIGKHSSVWYNAVIRGDIEPITIGNTSNVQDNCVLHSSEGFPLEIGDRVSVGHAAVVHGCKVDDNCIIGMNATVLNGSHIHKNSIVAAGAVVTEGKTFPEGSLIMGVPAKAVRELNEEEIKKIERNALNYLKLALKQRTDMADNED, from the coding sequence ATGATACATCACACTGCCTTAATATTCAAAGGTGCCCATACAATTGGAAAAGTGAGCATAGGAAAACATTCCTCTGTCTGGTATAATGCTGTGATTAGAGGAGATATCGAACCCATAACCATTGGCAATACTTCTAATGTACAGGATAACTGCGTACTGCATTCATCGGAAGGATTTCCCCTGGAAATTGGGGATCGTGTTTCAGTAGGACATGCAGCAGTAGTTCACGGCTGTAAAGTGGATGATAACTGCATTATCGGTATGAATGCAACAGTTCTCAATGGAAGCCATATTCATAAAAACAGTATTGTGGCTGCAGGTGCAGTGGTAACCGAAGGAAAAACCTTTCCAGAAGGTAGTCTGATTATGGGTGTTCCTGCTAAAGCTGTAAGGGAATTAAATGAAGAAGAGATTAAAAAAATTGAAAGAAATGCTTTAAACTACCTGAAACTTGCACTAAAACAGAGAACAGACATGGCAGATAACGAAGATTAA
- a CDS encoding NTP transferase domain-containing protein, with translation MRAVILTAGEGTRMRPLTLTRPKTMLPVGGKPLLEYNVKALRDAGITDITMVVGYHKEAVEEHFKDGKSLGVNINYVTQKERLGTAHAIGQVANTIKKDDDAFIVTNGDIILGNSLIKSLINKYNESQAHSILVLTEVDDPSSFGVVELEDDCIKDIVEKPSPGEAPSNLINAGIYLFDENIFKAIVKTEKSERGEYEITDSLKIQIKQGEKVLGLVSHDKWIDVGRPWEFLELNEHFLELSESKIEGEVEEGVTIHGPLILKKGSIIRSGTYIMGPVYIGENCDVGPNTFLRKHTSIGNNVNVGNAVEIKNSIIMDGTNVNHLSYVGDSIIGADCNIAAGTNIANLRFDDGGVKVTVKGKRIDSGRRKMGVIFADGVKTGINSSFNPGVTVGLNSSVGSGAIIYRDIPDNKVVIHHQTQEMKDKK, from the coding sequence ATGAGGGCAGTTATACTTACCGCAGGTGAAGGAACCAGAATGAGACCTCTAACACTCACCAGACCTAAAACCATGCTTCCAGTAGGTGGAAAACCTCTCCTGGAGTATAATGTTAAGGCATTGCGTGATGCGGGGATAACCGACATCACTATGGTCGTGGGTTACCATAAAGAAGCAGTGGAAGAACATTTCAAAGATGGGAAAAGTTTAGGGGTTAATATTAACTACGTGACCCAGAAAGAACGTTTGGGAACTGCTCATGCCATTGGCCAAGTAGCAAATACAATAAAAAAAGATGATGACGCCTTCATAGTAACCAACGGAGATATAATTCTGGGTAATTCCCTCATAAAAAGTTTAATAAATAAATATAATGAATCTCAGGCGCATTCTATTCTGGTTCTCACTGAAGTTGATGATCCTTCCTCTTTTGGAGTGGTGGAGCTTGAAGATGACTGTATTAAAGACATTGTGGAAAAACCATCCCCTGGTGAAGCTCCCAGTAACCTTATAAATGCCGGGATCTATCTTTTTGATGAGAACATATTCAAGGCCATTGTTAAAACTGAAAAATCCGAAAGAGGAGAATATGAAATAACTGACTCTTTGAAAATTCAAATTAAACAGGGTGAGAAGGTTTTAGGCCTGGTATCCCATGATAAATGGATCGATGTGGGGCGTCCCTGGGAATTTCTGGAATTGAACGAACACTTTTTGGAATTATCAGAATCAAAAATTGAAGGTGAAGTGGAGGAAGGAGTAACCATCCACGGACCCCTAATACTTAAAAAAGGCAGTATTATCCGTTCCGGTACTTATATTATGGGCCCGGTTTATATCGGTGAAAACTGCGATGTGGGGCCTAACACCTTCCTGCGCAAACACACCTCAATCGGGAATAACGTTAATGTGGGTAACGCTGTTGAAATAAAAAATTCAATTATTATGGATGGAACCAATGTAAACCATCTCTCTTATGTGGGTGATTCCATTATTGGAGCTGACTGTAACATTGCCGCCGGTACCAACATTGCCAACCTGCGCTTTGATGACGGAGGAGTTAAAGTCACGGTGAAGGGGAAAAGAATTGACAGTGGAAGGCGTAAAATGGGAGTGATCTTCGCTGATGGGGTAAAAACTGGTATAAACTCCAGTTTTAATCCCGGGGTTACTGTGGGTTTAAATTCATCCGTGGGATCCGGTGCCATAATTTACCGGGACATACCAGATAATAAAGTGGTTATACATCACCAGACCCAGGAAATGAAAGACAAAAAATAA
- the glmM gene encoding phosphoglucosamine mutase: MDPDISKDDIPKSKNITSETKNDIDKSKRGISESETNIPKLFGTSGIRGKIEDEITPELALKVGKAVSTYLGKGSRVVVGYDTRTSNLMLERAVTSGILEGGCHVLSLGMVPTPVVGYATMKLGADAGVMITASHNPSPDNGIKLWNPDGMAYLQKQERAIEKIIHEKDFFKAPWQDIGKIEDKSPIVNDYIEDLLNLMDIKPGLKVVVDCANGAASYLSPLILRKAGCKVVSLNAQPDGFFPGRKPEPSAANLKELMKVVKATGADLGIAHDGDADRMVAVDDKGRMADFDKLLALVSAEMGGCVVTTVDASACIDRALEEVGGTVERTKVGDVHVAEMIHQLNQNHDEPLARFGGEPSGTWLHPQFCMCPDGILSALRVIELVQKRGPLSKLLDDVPSFPTIRDKIDCRDDQKEMIMGKVNSDLSQIFEDVEDINRKDGVRISFRDGSWVLVRPSGTESFVRITLEGKTQDKAQEIHEKSAEFIRSLL; this comes from the coding sequence ATGGATCCTGATATTTCTAAAGATGATATTCCTAAATCTAAAAATATTACTTCTGAAACAAAAAATGATATTGATAAGTCTAAAAGAGGTATTTCTGAATCTGAAACTAATATTCCCAAACTTTTCGGCACCTCTGGAATAAGGGGAAAAATAGAAGACGAAATAACCCCCGAATTAGCACTAAAGGTAGGTAAAGCTGTTTCAACTTACCTTGGGAAAGGAAGTAGAGTAGTTGTGGGTTATGACACTCGAACCTCCAATTTAATGCTGGAAAGAGCAGTGACCTCCGGTATCCTAGAAGGAGGTTGCCATGTTTTAAGTCTGGGAATGGTTCCCACACCAGTAGTCGGCTATGCAACCATGAAACTAGGGGCAGATGCAGGAGTTATGATTACTGCATCACATAATCCCTCTCCAGATAATGGGATTAAACTCTGGAATCCAGATGGCATGGCCTACCTTCAAAAACAGGAACGGGCCATTGAAAAAATAATCCATGAAAAAGATTTCTTTAAGGCACCCTGGCAGGATATAGGGAAAATTGAAGACAAAAGCCCCATTGTTAATGATTATATTGAAGACTTACTGAATTTAATGGACATCAAACCCGGTCTTAAAGTGGTTGTGGATTGTGCCAATGGTGCTGCATCTTATCTTTCACCCCTAATTTTAAGAAAAGCAGGATGCAAGGTGGTAAGTTTAAATGCTCAACCAGATGGTTTCTTCCCTGGCAGAAAACCAGAACCATCCGCTGCTAACTTAAAGGAACTTATGAAAGTGGTGAAGGCAACTGGTGCCGACTTGGGGATAGCCCATGACGGTGATGCTGATCGAATGGTGGCTGTGGATGATAAGGGGAGAATGGCTGATTTCGATAAACTACTGGCTCTGGTTTCAGCAGAGATGGGAGGTTGTGTAGTTACCACTGTAGATGCATCCGCCTGCATTGACCGTGCACTGGAAGAAGTAGGTGGTACAGTAGAGCGAACAAAGGTGGGGGATGTGCATGTGGCAGAGATGATCCACCAACTAAACCAAAATCATGATGAACCCCTTGCCAGGTTCGGAGGAGAACCCTCAGGCACATGGCTGCATCCCCAGTTCTGCATGTGTCCTGATGGAATATTATCCGCTCTGAGGGTTATAGAACTGGTTCAAAAGAGAGGACCTCTCTCCAAGCTCCTGGATGATGTTCCCAGTTTCCCCACCATAAGGGATAAAATTGACTGCAGGGATGATCAAAAAGAGATGATAATGGGAAAAGTCAATTCAGATCTTTCCCAGATTTTTGAGGATGTGGAAGATATTAACCGTAAAGATGGGGTGAGAATATCGTTTAGAGATGGTAGCTGGGTTCTGGTAAGACCCTCAGGAACTGAGTCCTTCGTAAGAATAACCCTTGAAGGCAAAACCCAGGATAAAGCCCAGGAGATACATGAAAAGTCCGCAGAATTCATTCGCAGTTTACTTTAA
- a CDS encoding 2,3-bisphosphoglycerate-independent phosphoglycerate mutase: protein MKGIIMIIDGMADRPLKELGNKTPLEAAKTPNMDRMAKLGVNGIMDSIKPGIRPGSDTAHLSILGYDPYQVYTGRGPFEAAGVGVNVLPGDIAFRCNFSTLNDQGIITDRRAGRIREGTKDLVETLNSMDIEEDVEIIFKESTGHRAVLVLRGEGLSDQISDADPKYDGKKVKKVKGLDGSPEADKTAEILNKVIKESYHLLKDHPVNIERIRNGENPANVTVPRGAGAVPDVEAFNDKYGLKSACIAETGLIHGIANITGMDVIEVEGATGGVDTNIDNITNKILETATADYDFILINIDGADEAGHDGNLDEKVEFIEKVDGVVGKVMEVEDVYFILTADHSTPISVMDHTGDPVPLVIKGPDVRVDQVDKFNERSATRGGLCRIRGSDIMNILMDLMNRSSKFGA, encoded by the coding sequence ATGAAGGGAATCATAATGATAATTGATGGAATGGCAGACCGTCCCCTTAAGGAATTAGGCAACAAAACCCCATTAGAAGCAGCAAAAACCCCTAATATGGATCGAATGGCCAAGTTAGGAGTAAATGGGATTATGGACTCCATAAAACCAGGTATAAGACCTGGTAGTGACACGGCCCACCTCTCCATACTGGGTTATGATCCTTACCAAGTTTACACGGGCAGAGGGCCCTTTGAAGCAGCCGGAGTGGGTGTGAATGTACTACCAGGAGATATAGCATTTCGCTGTAATTTCTCCACTCTTAATGACCAGGGAATAATTACTGACCGCAGAGCTGGTAGAATTAGGGAAGGGACCAAAGATTTAGTAGAAACACTCAATTCTATGGATATTGAAGAAGATGTGGAGATCATCTTCAAAGAATCCACCGGCCACCGAGCAGTTTTAGTTTTAAGAGGAGAAGGATTATCTGACCAGATCTCTGATGCGGATCCCAAATATGATGGGAAAAAAGTTAAAAAAGTAAAGGGGCTGGATGGTTCCCCAGAAGCGGATAAAACTGCTGAAATTTTAAACAAAGTTATTAAGGAGTCCTACCATCTTTTGAAGGACCATCCAGTTAATATTGAACGGATAAGAAATGGTGAAAATCCAGCCAACGTCACTGTTCCTCGAGGTGCAGGGGCGGTTCCAGATGTAGAGGCATTTAATGACAAGTACGGTCTAAAATCCGCGTGTATCGCTGAAACTGGGCTTATTCATGGAATTGCAAATATTACTGGGATGGATGTTATTGAAGTTGAAGGAGCTACTGGCGGAGTGGACACGAACATTGATAACATCACCAACAAAATCCTGGAAACCGCAACAGCGGATTATGATTTCATCCTGATTAATATAGATGGTGCAGATGAAGCCGGACACGATGGCAACCTGGATGAAAAAGTTGAATTCATAGAAAAGGTTGATGGTGTGGTGGGTAAAGTGATGGAAGTTGAAGATGTTTATTTCATTTTAACTGCTGATCATTCCACACCTATCTCGGTAATGGACCATACTGGAGACCCGGTTCCCCTGGTTATTAAGGGACCCGATGTCCGGGTGGATCAGGTTGATAAATTCAATGAAAGATCTGCAACCCGTGGCGGCCTGTGCCGCATCAGAGGCAGTGACATTATGAACATACTTATGGACCTTATGAACCGATCCAGTAAATTTGGGGCTTGA
- a CDS encoding TIGR00297 family protein, with amino-acid sequence MISWEYVVLLVMIGLITYARKALDLLGSIFMIIMGVIIIFAAGVNWLFLIFLFLILGVAFTRYKHDYKKEIGVYEGTRTIKNVVSNGIVAFVMAAFGNYAGFIGSIATATSDTMASEVGVVSTPRLITNFKKVPPGTDGGISVLGTAAGILGAALIGLAAYILGVYPDLTRTMLIAVVAGTFGCFVDSILGAVLEIKGYLTNEHVNLLATLAGALLGNIMVWLIW; translated from the coding sequence ATGATTAGCTGGGAATATGTGGTCCTCCTGGTGATGATAGGGCTCATTACCTACGCAAGAAAAGCCCTAGATCTCCTGGGATCCATTTTCATGATCATAATGGGCGTGATCATCATCTTCGCCGCCGGTGTGAACTGGCTTTTTTTAATATTTTTATTTCTCATTCTGGGTGTGGCATTCACCCGATACAAACATGATTATAAGAAAGAAATTGGAGTCTACGAAGGCACCAGAACCATTAAAAATGTGGTTTCCAATGGTATTGTTGCCTTTGTAATGGCTGCATTTGGTAACTATGCAGGATTCATTGGTTCAATAGCCACAGCAACCTCTGATACCATGGCCAGCGAGGTGGGAGTAGTAAGCACCCCCCGCCTTATAACTAACTTTAAAAAAGTCCCTCCAGGTACAGATGGAGGAATATCAGTATTAGGGACTGCTGCAGGAATTTTAGGAGCTGCTCTGATTGGATTAGCCGCTTATATTCTGGGAGTGTATCCTGATCTGACCAGAACAATGTTAATAGCCGTGGTTGCCGGGACTTTTGGCTGCTTTGTGGATAGTATCCTGGGAGCAGTTCTGGAAATCAAAGGTTACCTCACCAATGAACATGTTAATCTCCTGGCTACATTAGCCGGAGCTTTATTGGGTAATATCATGGTATGGTTGATATGGTGA
- a CDS encoding 30S ribosomal protein S3ae: MAKARRRRVRDTWKDKQWYTITTPKEFGDAEIGTTPARDPDMLLKRRVESTMRELTGDFSKQYVKLKFQISEVAGDTATTRFIGHQVTTDYVRSMIRRGTSRIDAIVKAETKDGQKMKIHVLAITIKRAKSSQQRYIRETIEKLVVDAASQKNFVELVEEIIGGKLASYVYHETKKIYPLKRVEVIKTKVVDEKKS, translated from the coding sequence ATGGCTAAAGCAAGACGTAGAAGAGTAAGAGATACATGGAAAGATAAACAATGGTACACTATTACTACTCCTAAAGAATTCGGAGATGCTGAGATAGGCACCACCCCGGCCCGGGATCCGGATATGCTCCTTAAAAGAAGAGTTGAATCCACCATGAGGGAACTTACAGGGGACTTCAGCAAGCAGTATGTGAAACTAAAATTCCAGATCAGTGAAGTTGCCGGAGACACTGCCACCACCCGTTTCATAGGCCACCAGGTTACCACTGACTATGTTAGAAGCATGATCCGGAGAGGAACCAGCCGGATTGATGCCATAGTCAAGGCTGAAACCAAAGACGGGCAGAAAATGAAGATTCATGTTCTGGCCATAACCATTAAAAGAGCTAAATCATCCCAGCAGCGCTACATCAGGGAAACCATAGAAAAACTGGTTGTGGATGCTGCATCACAGAAAAACTTCGTGGAACTGGTGGAAGAAATAATAGGTGGGAAACTGGCATCCTATGTATACCACGAAACTAAGAAAATATACCCCCTGAAAAGGGTGGAAGTAATAAAAACTAAAGTAGTTGACGAAAAAAAGTCATGA
- a CDS encoding dinitrogenase iron-molybdenum cofactor biosynthesis protein, with translation MRIAVATSDQINADHFGRAKGFAIYQWDGGDDAEFIEYIKTHINPEEKHQWHKGLQILGDCQVIIAAQAGMKAKYGIKKANLKLVEDEGSVEEVLKRFIDHEIFMNKIYE, from the coding sequence ATGAGAATTGCAGTGGCAACTTCAGACCAGATTAATGCAGATCATTTTGGCAGGGCCAAGGGATTTGCCATATACCAGTGGGATGGTGGGGATGATGCGGAATTTATTGAATATATTAAGACCCATATTAACCCTGAAGAAAAACACCAGTGGCACAAGGGCCTCCAGATCCTGGGAGACTGCCAAGTCATTATTGCAGCTCAAGCTGGTATGAAAGCAAAATATGGTATTAAAAAAGCAAATTTAAAACTAGTTGAAGATGAAGGGAGTGTTGAAGAAGTTTTAAAGCGTTTCATAGACCATGAAATATTTATGAATAAAATTTATGAATAA
- a CDS encoding methyltransferase domain-containing protein — MPEQQLYRKFAPYYDLIYQWMDYSGEAEFVKMVVDQFKTSDGNHLLDVACGTGNHAQYLQDSFQIVGLDLNEDMLHIAHEKVPEMELIQGDMRELDLQHEFDVIICLFSSINYHTNLIDLEKTFKNFYSHLKVGGVLIFDLGFCTENWEEGRMLVDAVVEGDLQLARISQSRLYDGVFNANFVFLIKEDGVMDFEIDQHQIGVFSTRDVMRILEETGFQCHIYSNYEDLAWDDKSGERPVFVCIK; from the coding sequence ATGCCCGAACAGCAACTTTACCGGAAATTCGCACCTTACTATGACCTTATCTACCAATGGATGGATTATTCTGGAGAAGCAGAATTTGTGAAAATGGTTGTAGACCAGTTTAAAACATCTGATGGTAATCATCTTCTTGATGTGGCCTGTGGAACTGGTAATCATGCCCAGTACCTTCAAGATTCATTCCAGATAGTGGGATTGGATTTAAATGAGGATATGTTACATATTGCCCATGAAAAGGTTCCGGAAATGGAGTTAATCCAGGGTGACATGAGAGAACTGGACTTGCAACATGAATTCGATGTTATAATCTGCCTTTTTTCATCTATAAACTACCACACCAACCTTATTGACCTTGAAAAAACATTTAAAAATTTTTATAGTCATTTAAAAGTTGGTGGAGTTTTAATATTCGATTTGGGATTCTGTACTGAAAATTGGGAAGAAGGAAGGATGCTGGTTGATGCGGTAGTTGAAGGAGATCTTCAGCTGGCCAGGATATCCCAGAGCCGGCTCTATGATGGAGTTTTCAATGCCAACTTTGTCTTCCTGATTAAAGAAGATGGAGTGATGGATTTTGAAATTGACCAGCACCAGATTGGTGTTTTTTCCACACGGGATGTAATGAGGATTCTGGAAGAAACCGGGTTCCAATGTCACATCTACAGTAACTATGAGGATCTTGCATGGGATGATAAATCCGGTGAAAGACCGGTTTTTGTATGCATAAAATAA
- a CDS encoding flavodoxin family protein, with product MSKVLILCASPRKESNTMQVLEECAKTIEEKGLETEIISLRQMKIRSCIACGKCSELHQCALKDGLNEIIEKIKLADGFIVGSPVYFGTARGEMMSALQRIGMVSRVSGNFLSWKVGGPIAVARRGGHTATIQEMLMFFFINDMIVPGSTYWNMVFGWKPGEVEEDTEGIETIQRFADNVAQLIKKIK from the coding sequence ATGAGTAAAGTTTTAATTTTATGCGCCAGCCCCCGTAAAGAAAGTAATACCATGCAAGTACTGGAAGAATGTGCCAAGACCATAGAAGAAAAGGGACTTGAAACTGAAATAATATCTTTAAGGCAGATGAAAATCCGTTCCTGTATTGCCTGTGGAAAATGCTCTGAATTACACCAATGCGCCCTTAAAGATGGTCTCAACGAAATCATTGAAAAAATAAAATTAGCAGACGGTTTCATTGTTGGTTCACCCGTATACTTTGGAACAGCAAGGGGTGAGATGATGTCAGCCCTGCAGAGAATTGGAATGGTCAGCAGGGTTTCAGGAAATTTCTTATCATGGAAAGTGGGCGGTCCCATTGCTGTGGCCCGGAGAGGTGGTCACACTGCCACCATACAGGAAATGCTCATGTTCTTCTTCATAAATGACATGATCGTCCCGGGAAGCACCTACTGGAACATGGTCTTCGGGTGGAAGCCAGGAGAAGTTGAAGAGGATACTGAAGGAATCGAAACCATTCAAAGATTTGCAGATAACGTTGCCCAACTCATAAAAAAGATTAAATGA